The proteins below are encoded in one region of Parvicella tangerina:
- a CDS encoding type I restriction enzyme HsdR N-terminal domain-containing protein — MQKLNFPQYQFDVKRDDDRLFILDQVRKKWVSLTPEEWVRQHTIAFLVMERKFPAGLIGIEKAVKINQMNKRFDVVCYNQDTNPVLLVECKAPEVEITQTVLDQALRYNSQLQVNYLLLTNGITHVIAFVDYKNKKLEYLDNIPSFDTIKG; from the coding sequence TTGCAAAAACTTAATTTCCCCCAATATCAGTTCGATGTCAAGCGTGATGACGACAGATTATTCATTCTGGACCAAGTCAGAAAAAAGTGGGTGTCGTTGACCCCTGAAGAGTGGGTTAGGCAGCATACGATTGCTTTCTTGGTGATGGAGAGAAAGTTTCCAGCGGGATTAATAGGGATTGAGAAGGCGGTAAAGATTAATCAAATGAATAAACGGTTTGATGTGGTTTGCTACAATCAAGACACAAATCCAGTCCTTTTGGTTGAGTGTAAAGCTCCTGAAGTAGAGATCACTCAAACGGTCTTAGATCAAGCGTTAAGGTATAACTCTCAACTTCAAGTCAATTATTTATTACTTACCAATGGCATCACTCATGTAATTGCTTTTGTTGATTATAAGAACAAGAAATTAGAGTATTTGGATAATATACCGAGTTTTGATACGATTAAGGGATGA
- a CDS encoding energy transducer TonB: MRLITKLLGFQLLFLFHLSIDAQDCDTTVYEVVEEMPEFPGGMERLYEYMAGFTIPKVEDSNIQSKFYFEFIIRCDGSITELKPLKNHDHPITIAALNYLKRMPKWTPGKHQGHKVNVKYVIPLTICYMD; the protein is encoded by the coding sequence ATGCGCCTGATAACTAAACTTCTAGGATTTCAGTTACTTTTCCTTTTTCATCTGAGCATTGATGCTCAAGACTGCGACACTACCGTTTATGAGGTTGTAGAAGAAATGCCAGAGTTTCCTGGAGGAATGGAGAGATTATATGAATACATGGCTGGTTTTACTATTCCAAAAGTTGAAGACTCCAACATTCAGAGCAAATTTTATTTTGAGTTTATTATACGGTGTGATGGTTCGATTACGGAGTTAAAACCGTTAAAGAATCATGATCATCCAATCACAATTGCTGCTTTAAATTATCTCAAGCGTATGCCTAAATGGACTCCTGGGAAGCATCAGGGGCATAAAGTCAACGTAAAGTATGTTATCCCTTTGACAATATGCTATATGGACTAA
- a CDS encoding SDR family NAD(P)-dependent oxidoreductase, protein MKIANKTFIVTGGGSGMGRELTLQLVQKGAHVIIIDLHEDDMNETANMAGQNSVSSYRIDISDKTAIDQFVQDVGTKHPNIDGVVNNAGIIQPFIDVKDLDFQQIEKVMNVNFYGPLYLTKALLPRLLKRPEAHILNVSSMGGFIPFPGQAIYGASKAAVKLLTEALYAELLNTKVGVTLAFPGAIDTNIMSNSGLATKEEEAKSKREAKFNALPADKAAAQMIKAIEKNKLHVLIGKDAKMMNFLYRLAPRRAINMITKQMAKMKAS, encoded by the coding sequence ATGAAAATTGCTAACAAAACCTTTATTGTGACTGGAGGGGGAAGTGGAATGGGAAGGGAACTTACATTACAACTCGTCCAAAAAGGAGCTCACGTTATTATTATAGATCTTCATGAAGATGACATGAATGAAACGGCTAATATGGCTGGACAAAATAGTGTCTCAAGCTACCGTATTGACATTTCCGACAAAACTGCGATAGACCAATTTGTTCAGGATGTCGGCACTAAACATCCAAATATAGACGGGGTCGTTAATAATGCAGGAATTATCCAACCCTTTATTGACGTAAAGGATCTTGATTTTCAACAAATTGAAAAGGTGATGAATGTGAATTTTTATGGACCTCTTTACCTTACTAAAGCATTACTTCCAAGATTATTAAAAAGACCTGAGGCGCATATTTTAAATGTCTCTAGCATGGGGGGATTCATTCCCTTTCCTGGACAAGCTATTTATGGAGCTTCCAAAGCTGCTGTCAAATTGCTCACTGAAGCACTTTATGCTGAACTATTGAACACAAAAGTGGGAGTTACTCTTGCTTTTCCTGGAGCTATTGATACGAACATTATGTCAAACTCCGGGCTGGCTACCAAGGAGGAGGAAGCTAAATCAAAGCGTGAAGCCAAGTTTAATGCTTTACCCGCAGACAAAGCTGCAGCTCAAATGATCAAAGCAATCGAAAAAAACAAACTTCATGTATTGATCGGTAAAGATGCTAAAATGATGAACTTTCTTTACCGTCTAGCCCCGCGAAGAGCTATAAATATGATCACTAAGCAGATGGCGAAGATGAAAGCCTCTTAA
- a CDS encoding acyl-CoA reductase yields MVPESKINALVNLGKVMGALGKDIEWEGFDLGITEEEFNSLKRTVNQAKIYNGWFESSEVKRAFRAWGEVLNEENIKKWLGQYELIYTHSKRVAIIMAGNIPLVGLHDLVCVYLSGHQAKVKMSSDDDKLLPALIEVWSLFDDELSKSVQLAGPKIGEFDAVIATGSNNTARHFEQYFGGYPNIIRKNRTSVAVLSGSESDEELKSLADDIFAYFGLGCRNVTKLYLPKGFDLDKVFGGLFHWQDVVNNKKYGNNYDYHKAIFLLEGYDVLENGFVLMKEDEALSSPIGTLYYEFYEDESALRDQLKSKEHEIQCIVSQRDIPFGDAQRPCLWDYADGVDTMEFLKRLSSSPSA; encoded by the coding sequence ATGGTACCAGAATCAAAAATAAATGCTTTGGTGAACTTAGGTAAAGTCATGGGAGCGCTGGGTAAGGATATAGAGTGGGAAGGCTTTGATTTGGGGATTACAGAAGAGGAGTTTAATTCCTTGAAGCGTACTGTTAATCAGGCTAAAATATATAATGGATGGTTTGAATCATCTGAAGTAAAACGTGCTTTTAGGGCGTGGGGAGAAGTCTTAAATGAAGAGAACATCAAGAAATGGCTGGGTCAATACGAATTAATTTATACCCATTCTAAACGTGTGGCGATCATTATGGCAGGCAATATTCCTCTAGTTGGACTTCATGATCTTGTATGTGTTTATTTATCAGGACATCAGGCAAAAGTAAAGATGAGCAGTGATGATGATAAATTGCTGCCAGCACTTATTGAGGTTTGGAGTTTATTTGACGATGAGCTTTCAAAAAGTGTACAACTTGCTGGACCAAAAATCGGAGAGTTTGATGCAGTTATTGCCACTGGCAGTAATAATACTGCTCGTCACTTTGAGCAATACTTTGGAGGGTACCCCAACATTATCAGGAAGAATAGAACAAGCGTAGCAGTGCTTTCTGGCAGTGAATCTGACGAAGAACTTAAAAGTTTGGCTGATGATATATTTGCCTATTTCGGTTTGGGTTGCCGAAACGTGACGAAACTTTATCTTCCTAAAGGTTTCGATCTGGATAAAGTATTTGGAGGTTTATTTCATTGGCAGGATGTTGTAAACAACAAAAAATATGGTAACAACTATGATTATCACAAGGCAATCTTTTTGTTAGAGGGGTATGATGTGCTTGAAAATGGCTTTGTTTTGATGAAAGAAGATGAGGCACTGAGTTCACCCATCGGAACACTTTATTATGAGTTTTATGAGGATGAATCAGCTCTTCGTGATCAATTGAAGTCAAAAGAACATGAAATACAATGTATAGTGAGTCAAAGAGATATCCCTTTTGGAGATGCTCAACGCCCCTGTTTATGGGACTACGCTGATGGGGTAGATACCATGGAGTTTCTTAAGAGGCTTTCATCTTCGCCATCTGCTTAG
- a CDS encoding SDR family NAD(P)-dependent oxidoreductase produces MNNIWEKILFPPVYLNTKKVGEGVKGKTILITGASRGIGRATAELLSSFDVKLILVARSLEKLIEVKEFVHKAGAFAQIIQADIRKEEEVQMIIESITEVDIIISNAGKSIRRSLWESLDRFTDVQRTIHVNYLGPTQLILGLLPKLCEGGVVINVSALNVLLHPAKKWAVYQASKAAFDQWFRSIISELGEKKIKGKSVYLPLVRTDMIAPTAHYEKYPAMSAEEVARIIVRLLVSRRTRYRPYWLPFVQLLDFFLGQFWWKRQ; encoded by the coding sequence ATGAACAATATTTGGGAGAAAATACTATTTCCCCCAGTCTATTTGAATACAAAAAAGGTTGGGGAAGGGGTGAAGGGAAAAACGATCCTGATAACTGGTGCAAGTAGAGGTATTGGCAGAGCTACAGCTGAATTGCTATCATCCTTTGATGTGAAACTGATTTTGGTTGCTAGGTCATTAGAAAAATTGATTGAGGTTAAAGAATTTGTTCATAAAGCAGGGGCTTTTGCTCAAATAATCCAAGCGGATATTAGGAAAGAAGAAGAAGTCCAAATGATTATTGAAAGTATTACTGAGGTTGATATCATTATCAGTAATGCAGGAAAATCGATTCGAAGGAGCCTATGGGAATCATTAGATAGGTTCACGGATGTGCAACGGACAATCCATGTGAATTATTTGGGGCCTACTCAATTGATTCTTGGGCTCTTACCCAAACTCTGTGAAGGAGGAGTAGTGATTAACGTATCTGCCTTGAATGTTCTTCTACATCCCGCTAAGAAATGGGCTGTCTATCAAGCCTCTAAGGCAGCTTTTGACCAGTGGTTTAGATCCATCATTTCCGAGTTGGGAGAAAAGAAAATAAAAGGAAAGTCGGTTTATTTACCTTTAGTCCGAACAGATATGATTGCGCCAACAGCACATTATGAAAAGTATCCTGCTATGTCTGCTGAAGAGGTAGCTAGAATTATTGTTAGATTATTAGTGAGTCGTAGAACAAGATATAGACCATATTGGCTTCCTTTCGTCCAGTTATTAGATTTCTTTTTAGGTCAATTTTGGTGGAAAAGACAATAG
- a CDS encoding AMP-binding protein → MSSHAEALEVDHRIVTYSELIKKVRVYRAHFENDLKGISRVGVMLPNSMELIISLLALSLLNKQFFLLSPKLTEVQVTQLVKSNGIEKLIDEGYNLEVNETKDQPINRRIQLGSVHILTSGTTGIHKSIGRRFKPLGFVRVFVDLVDKLSLEEVAKCYIGVPVYHGYGLATMMTGFALGKKIVTSDGDVVRELQKQSGDQSFLIALVPTQLCKLLDAKYLFNNNEKVIVGGAPLSQKILDDFRKTKPNCSFYNLYGTSESGVSFLSQISLDSKVSVNIGKPLKGVDWKLENEELILNTPWSYKEGWIHTGDCVERMENGNFKWMGRVDDMIISGGINAFPIELEDVARCSAHVVDVKAEAVSDEKFHQRFRLKVQAPADFQLAAFQQTLSQRLPPHLIPKEIVLVSKIDRNEMGK, encoded by the coding sequence ATGAGTTCTCATGCAGAAGCACTGGAGGTTGATCATAGAATTGTAACCTACTCTGAACTGATTAAAAAAGTTCGTGTTTACAGGGCACATTTCGAAAATGACCTTAAGGGGATATCCAGAGTTGGAGTGATGCTCCCTAATTCCATGGAGTTGATAATTTCATTATTGGCATTATCTCTTTTAAACAAGCAATTTTTTTTACTCTCACCCAAATTGACTGAAGTACAAGTAACTCAGTTGGTAAAGTCTAATGGAATTGAAAAGCTTATAGATGAAGGTTATAATTTAGAAGTGAATGAAACTAAAGACCAACCGATAAATAGAAGAATTCAGCTAGGAAGTGTACATATTCTTACTAGCGGAACCACTGGTATTCATAAATCTATTGGGAGGAGGTTTAAACCTCTCGGGTTTGTGAGAGTTTTTGTTGATTTAGTGGATAAACTCTCCTTAGAAGAGGTGGCAAAATGTTACATCGGAGTTCCTGTTTACCACGGTTATGGATTGGCCACGATGATGACGGGATTTGCATTAGGAAAGAAAATTGTTACTAGCGATGGAGATGTTGTTCGAGAATTACAGAAGCAGTCAGGGGATCAAAGCTTTTTGATAGCTTTGGTGCCTACTCAACTTTGTAAATTGCTGGATGCAAAATATTTGTTTAATAACAATGAAAAGGTGATTGTCGGGGGAGCACCATTAAGTCAAAAGATATTGGATGATTTTAGAAAGACTAAACCAAATTGTTCTTTTTATAATTTATATGGAACTTCAGAAAGTGGTGTGAGTTTTCTTTCGCAGATATCTCTTGATAGCAAAGTCTCCGTGAATATTGGAAAACCTTTAAAGGGAGTTGATTGGAAGTTGGAGAATGAAGAATTAATTCTCAATACACCATGGAGTTACAAGGAAGGTTGGATACACACAGGTGATTGTGTTGAACGCATGGAAAATGGAAATTTTAAGTGGATGGGTAGGGTAGACGATATGATTATTTCTGGAGGAATAAATGCTTTTCCTATTGAGTTGGAAGATGTTGCAAGATGTTCTGCGCATGTCGTAGATGTTAAGGCAGAAGCAGTAAGTGACGAAAAGTTTCATCAGAGGTTTCGTTTAAAAGTACAGGCACCAGCGGATTTTCAGCTTGCTGCCTTTCAGCAAACGCTTAGTCAGCGGTTGCCCCCGCATTTGATCCCAAAAGAAATCGTTCTTGTGAGTAAAATAGATAGAAATGAAATGGGGAAGTGA
- a CDS encoding RecQ family ATP-dependent DNA helicase: protein MSEFWGYDSFRDKQEEIISSIMAGKDTLALLPTGGGKSLCFQVPALCMHGVCIVVTPLVALMNDQVQNLKKRGVKALAIHSGMSKRQIDYAFDNVVYGGYRFLYLSPERLKTHLFKERLKKMVVSFIAVDEAHCISQWGYDFRPSYLDIPELRELLPEVPVLALTATATPRVVEDIQDKLNFRERNVLRKSFYRSNLRYFVNITENKVPTLLSIIKKQGGSGIVYLRSRKLTVEYAHILKRNHVAADYYHAGLTHEERERKQQDWQNNRIQVIVCTNAFGMGIDKPDVRFVVNLDLPESIEAYFQEAGRAGRDQKKAFAVLLATKADELVLRDKVDKRFPDMEVVKRVYALIMNHFRLAIGAGEMESYEMKWQELVDKSTFTYGELYHSAKFIERAGYWQLSEGLSSSSEVMITSTPSAIYQLQVKNEKINRLMQVLLRSYGGLFDGYVSIREGTLASRAKISRKEVIQILRQLHALEAIDYKEVRNGHYITLLQPRVDVKYLRLPMAFYHDLKKVVESNAEAMIKYVFDEHTCRSKMLLNYFGERKAENCGVCDYCLKMERKREIVSTENTAVVEEIREVLNSIDGVTPNELISFGASEDSQTAIRFAIQWMLDNGIILADSNQHLILKEA, encoded by the coding sequence TTGTCAGAATTTTGGGGTTATGATTCCTTTAGAGATAAGCAAGAGGAAATCATTTCTTCAATAATGGCTGGTAAGGATACGCTTGCTCTGCTTCCTACTGGCGGTGGAAAGTCGCTTTGCTTTCAAGTTCCTGCTTTATGTATGCACGGAGTGTGCATTGTGGTTACTCCGCTGGTAGCATTGATGAACGATCAGGTACAGAACTTGAAAAAAAGGGGAGTTAAAGCACTGGCAATTCATTCAGGAATGTCTAAAAGACAGATCGATTATGCTTTTGATAATGTGGTTTATGGTGGCTATCGATTTCTGTACTTGTCTCCAGAACGATTAAAAACACATCTATTTAAGGAGCGGCTAAAAAAAATGGTGGTCAGTTTCATTGCTGTGGATGAAGCACACTGCATCAGTCAATGGGGGTATGATTTTAGACCTTCGTATCTTGATATTCCCGAATTAAGAGAACTGCTACCAGAAGTTCCTGTTTTGGCGCTCACAGCAACTGCAACACCAAGAGTAGTAGAAGATATTCAGGATAAATTAAATTTCAGGGAAAGAAACGTTCTCAGAAAAAGTTTTTACCGTTCCAACCTAAGGTATTTTGTCAACATTACTGAGAATAAAGTGCCTACTTTACTTTCGATTATTAAAAAGCAAGGAGGATCGGGAATTGTGTATTTGAGAAGTCGAAAGTTAACGGTTGAGTATGCGCATATTCTCAAGAGAAATCATGTAGCCGCTGATTACTACCATGCTGGTTTGACGCATGAAGAGCGAGAACGAAAACAACAAGATTGGCAAAATAATAGAATTCAGGTAATTGTTTGTACAAATGCTTTTGGAATGGGGATCGATAAGCCCGATGTGAGATTTGTAGTAAACCTTGATCTGCCGGAATCAATTGAAGCATATTTTCAGGAAGCTGGAAGGGCTGGTCGGGATCAAAAAAAAGCATTTGCGGTATTATTGGCAACAAAAGCAGATGAATTAGTGCTCAGGGACAAGGTAGATAAACGTTTTCCCGACATGGAAGTTGTCAAGCGAGTTTATGCCCTGATTATGAACCATTTTCGTTTGGCTATTGGAGCAGGGGAAATGGAGTCATACGAAATGAAGTGGCAGGAATTAGTTGATAAGTCTACGTTTACGTATGGAGAGCTTTATCATTCAGCTAAATTCATAGAACGTGCTGGATATTGGCAGTTGTCTGAAGGTTTGAGCAGTTCTTCTGAGGTCATGATTACTTCCACGCCTTCTGCGATTTATCAGTTGCAAGTGAAGAATGAGAAGATCAATCGGTTAATGCAGGTGTTGTTGAGGAGTTATGGGGGATTATTCGATGGTTATGTATCCATCAGGGAAGGCACGTTAGCTTCAAGAGCAAAAATCTCTAGAAAAGAAGTGATACAAATCTTAAGGCAACTGCATGCGCTTGAAGCAATAGACTATAAAGAAGTGAGAAATGGCCATTACATTACCTTGTTACAGCCAAGAGTAGATGTGAAGTACTTAAGATTACCCATGGCCTTCTATCATGACCTTAAAAAAGTGGTGGAATCTAATGCGGAGGCGATGATCAAGTATGTTTTTGATGAGCACACCTGCCGATCGAAAATGCTACTCAACTACTTTGGTGAAAGGAAAGCAGAGAATTGTGGTGTCTGTGACTATTGTTTGAAGATGGAGCGAAAAAGAGAGATTGTCTCCACTGAAAATACGGCAGTAGTTGAAGAAATAAGAGAGGTGTTAAATTCAATTGATGGTGTTACCCCTAATGAATTAATTAGTTTCGGAGCATCAGAAGATAGTCAGACAGCAATTCGTTTTGCTATCCAATGGATGTTGGATAATGGCATTATTTTGGCTGATTCAAATCAGCACCTAATTCTAAAAGAGGCTTGA
- a CDS encoding C40 family peptidase, with amino-acid sequence MMTPDSCISVNKADTFCESGLDLDSCSYLPLYKSSYDWLGVPYHYAGTSKKGVDCSGFVKAVFKEVYNIQLKGSASHIYSNCTPIDQEDLQEGDLVFFKINKSRISHIGIYLQNGFFVHASVSRGVMVNNLSEKYYKKYYYSGGRLANND; translated from the coding sequence ATGATGACGCCAGATAGTTGTATCAGCGTGAATAAAGCAGATACGTTTTGCGAATCAGGACTGGACTTGGATTCTTGCTCTTATCTTCCGTTATACAAATCGTCTTATGATTGGCTGGGTGTCCCCTATCATTATGCAGGCACTTCTAAGAAAGGGGTTGATTGCAGTGGTTTTGTGAAAGCTGTCTTTAAAGAAGTTTATAATATTCAATTAAAGGGAAGCGCTAGTCATATTTATTCCAATTGCACACCAATTGACCAAGAGGATTTGCAGGAAGGGGATTTAGTGTTTTTTAAAATCAATAAGTCTCGAATTTCTCACATCGGGATTTATTTACAGAATGGTTTTTTCGTCCATGCCTCTGTATCGCGAGGGGTCATGGTCAATAATTTATCTGAAAAATACTACAAGAAGTATTACTATTCTGGCGGGCGTTTAGCAAACAATGATTAA
- a CDS encoding 4Fe-4S dicluster domain-containing protein produces MAIKITDECINCGACEPECPNNAIYEGGAMWKFSEGTSLKGSFTGKNSGITVDADEENEPVDMDVYYIVPDKCTECKGFHDEPQCAAVCPVDCCVDDEDIRESDEELLAKKDSLHLA; encoded by the coding sequence ATGGCAATCAAAATAACAGATGAATGCATCAACTGTGGGGCGTGTGAGCCAGAATGTCCCAACAATGCTATTTACGAGGGAGGAGCGATGTGGAAGTTTAGCGAAGGGACATCTTTGAAAGGTTCCTTCACAGGAAAAAACTCGGGAATCACAGTAGATGCGGATGAAGAGAACGAACCAGTTGACATGGATGTTTACTATATCGTTCCAGATAAATGTACAGAGTGTAAGGGGTTTCATGACGAACCTCAGTGTGCAGCAGTTTGTCCAGTGGATTGTTGTGTTGATGATGAAGACATTAGAGAGTCAGACGAAGAATTATTAGCCAAGAAAGACAGTCTTCATCTCGCCTAA
- a CDS encoding branched-chain amino acid aminotransferase, which yields MSTELLNISIEKTKSSKINELDWDNLPFGRVFSDHMFVMDYKDGQWENPTITPFADLTMSPATSILHYGQTFFEGMKATKSENGDILLFRPEENAKRFNLSAERMCMPEVPVEMFIEALRTLLNVDKDWVPAKEGFSLYIRPFMIAMDPYVGIRPSDTYKFIIFTCPVGAYYSEPVPVKIETKYSRAVEGGTGYAKAGGNYAGSLYPAMKGQKEGFRQLIWTDAKEHKYIEEAGTMNVLFVIDGKIITPASSDTILSGITRRSVVDIARDWGYEVEERKVSVEEVITAIKENRLTEAFGAGTAATIAQISAISFEGTTYELPAVEGREFSNKVLTYLTDYKHGKVEDKFNWILKA from the coding sequence ATGAGCACAGAATTACTGAATATATCAATAGAAAAAACAAAGAGTAGTAAGATCAATGAGTTAGACTGGGATAACCTGCCTTTTGGTCGGGTATTTTCTGATCACATGTTTGTGATGGATTATAAAGACGGACAATGGGAAAACCCTACAATAACTCCTTTTGCGGATCTTACAATGTCTCCAGCTACTTCTATCCTTCACTATGGTCAAACTTTTTTTGAAGGAATGAAAGCTACAAAGTCGGAGAATGGTGACATACTGTTGTTCAGACCAGAGGAGAATGCCAAGCGTTTTAATCTTTCGGCTGAGCGAATGTGTATGCCGGAGGTTCCTGTTGAAATGTTTATTGAGGCATTAAGAACCCTACTAAACGTTGATAAAGATTGGGTTCCTGCTAAAGAAGGATTTTCCCTTTACATAAGACCTTTTATGATTGCCATGGACCCTTACGTAGGTATCCGTCCATCTGACACCTATAAATTTATCATTTTCACTTGTCCTGTTGGTGCTTATTACTCAGAACCTGTTCCTGTTAAGATTGAAACCAAATACAGCAGAGCAGTAGAGGGTGGTACTGGATATGCAAAAGCAGGTGGTAACTATGCTGGATCACTGTATCCTGCGATGAAAGGTCAAAAAGAAGGCTTCAGACAGTTGATCTGGACTGATGCTAAAGAGCATAAATATATTGAGGAGGCGGGTACGATGAATGTCTTGTTTGTGATTGATGGTAAGATCATTACACCTGCATCAAGTGACACCATTCTATCAGGTATTACGCGAAGAAGTGTTGTTGATATTGCTCGTGATTGGGGTTATGAGGTGGAAGAACGAAAAGTAAGTGTTGAAGAAGTAATTACTGCGATAAAAGAGAACAGACTTACCGAAGCATTTGGGGCAGGAACGGCTGCAACAATTGCTCAAATAAGCGCAATTAGTTTCGAAGGAACAACCTATGAACTTCCTGCTGTCGAAGGAAGAGAATTTTCAAATAAAGTTCTAACCTATCTCACTGATTACAAGCACGGAAAAGTAGAAGACAAGTTCAATTGGATTTTGAAAGCTTAG
- the dnaN gene encoding DNA polymerase III subunit beta, protein MNFIVSSTSLLKALQAVGGVLNSSNTLPILDNFLFEIGKNTLSIAASDLESTMSTQIEVQSKDEGSVAVPAKLLLDILKTFPDHPLTFSINDKLGIEISSDYGKYSLSGYNAEEFPKVPVLEKPSSVTVPTNTLQKAIEKTLFAAGNDDLRPVMSGVFCQMDSSNITFVATDAHKLVRYRRVDLKTDSAASFIIPRKPMNLLKGLLGNIEGDVNLEYNESNAQFKFGNFTLICRLIDGKYPNYEAVIPSDNPNRMTIGKSQFSSSLKRVSIFANKTTHQVRLKISGSQLIISAEDLDFANAAKEELTCAYEGEDIEIGFNSRFLMEMVNNVDSESLVLELSAPNRAGILLPENSEDEGEDILMLVMPVMLNS, encoded by the coding sequence ATGAATTTTATTGTATCAAGTACAAGTTTATTAAAGGCTTTGCAAGCCGTTGGAGGCGTATTGAACTCGTCTAACACTTTACCAATTTTAGATAATTTTTTGTTTGAGATTGGCAAAAACACCTTGAGCATTGCGGCTTCAGATCTAGAGTCCACTATGAGTACTCAAATTGAAGTTCAATCCAAAGATGAAGGTAGTGTTGCCGTACCCGCAAAATTATTGTTGGACATTTTGAAAACCTTTCCTGATCATCCGTTGACATTCAGTATCAATGATAAGTTAGGAATTGAGATTTCTTCAGATTATGGTAAATATTCATTGTCTGGATATAATGCCGAAGAATTCCCTAAGGTTCCTGTACTTGAGAAGCCTTCTTCAGTTACAGTTCCAACGAACACATTGCAGAAAGCTATTGAAAAGACATTGTTTGCTGCGGGTAATGACGACTTAAGACCCGTAATGAGTGGCGTATTCTGTCAGATGGATAGCAGTAACATTACGTTTGTTGCTACAGATGCCCACAAGTTAGTTCGATACAGAAGAGTTGATCTCAAAACGGACAGTGCTGCATCCTTTATTATTCCAAGAAAGCCAATGAATTTGTTGAAGGGACTTCTAGGGAATATTGAAGGAGATGTTAATCTTGAGTACAACGAATCAAACGCTCAGTTTAAGTTCGGAAACTTCACCTTAATTTGTCGTTTAATTGACGGAAAATATCCTAACTATGAAGCGGTTATTCCTTCTGACAACCCAAACAGAATGACAATTGGCAAATCGCAATTTTCGAGCTCACTTAAACGTGTTTCTATCTTTGCTAATAAAACAACGCACCAGGTAAGGCTAAAGATTTCTGGTAGTCAGTTGATTATTAGTGCAGAGGATCTTGATTTTGCTAATGCTGCAAAAGAGGAATTAACCTGTGCTTATGAAGGTGAAGATATTGAGATTGGCTTCAACTCTCGATTTCTAATGGAAATGGTTAATAATGTGGATTCTGAATCATTGGTCCTTGAGTTAAGCGCACCAAATAGAGCCGGAATACTCTTGCCTGAAAATTCAGAGGATGAAGGAGAAGATATTCTAATGTTAGTTATGCCAGTCATGTTGAATAGCTAA